Below is a window of Humulus lupulus chromosome 2, drHumLupu1.1, whole genome shotgun sequence DNA.
ccataatgagagcaagtaatgtgggttacgagctcaggtgcatgttatttccagcatcgcttacaggaccaacaaaaaactggttcgaaaaatataagaggcattcaatcacttgggatcaactatcaaaagatttcaaaaagcagtttagagccatgatcggggtaagacccgaggcatcgaccctgaccaacgttcggcaaTAGCCAAgtgaaacgttgaagagctaccttacaaggtttaatttggaggttgcccgagctcgggatgtagatgacagcggtcatctaatggccgtctaagctggggtaatgccggtgtaatgccccggattccctattatggttaatggctagattagtaggccgagagggccataactgtttaattatgccattaaatgtgtttatgcatgtttatgagaattatattataatatgatgttagatacgtgcatgtgagtccacgtttgtttacaggggtatttaggtaatttggcccgttgagggtataattgaatatttgtttgcgtgttaatgatatattgtgagaccacattataatgtggattggttcgagtatctcgacatgagacgatctttaaacatgatttatcggtttggtcataacaggtttgagctcagggctcggggtgagtctcggggtgttattaatggttatggcgttaccggggattttagggtaacgggatgtgaattattggtgtttgaggatattgaggttagcgggaattgggaagcgttaattatgattaacgggataggtggaaagtaccaattttgcccttgaggtggctttagaggcttaagatgacacaagggtattttggtatttttgggaggatatatgtgacttaagaggcttagaaggctgtagaataaacagagtaaaaacaggggtttgcctcCTTCTCTTCCTGTACCTTCTCCttgcttcatcttcttcacttctctttgagggttttgagttcttggtggagttTCAACCAAAGGGAATTGaaaggctgggttggagcacttgtgttagcttgtgtgggaggttGTAAGctagtttcaaggtgagttttggtcatATAACTCAGCTGgtactctgttttcgttttagtttttaattcatggattttgatgtgggaagtgagaatcaaagggggttttggtgttagtttgattggggtttgatgtgagtgagctaagggagttgtttgggggtttaattgtgtgttaggAAGAGGTTCTATGAGGGTTTGaaggtctggtttgagagggaatcgCACAAGGAggaaaactggttcgtgtggccgacttagccattctgggctgagcgccgcggtccttggcgtctggcagatggggagcccctctgtttgggggcgcgccgcggcgcagcagaggggggccacggcccttaaggccaattttgctaaaatgtggtttttagcttggggattcaaaccataggccttggggttggacctagtacccggttgggtagtatttgatgtctcgggggctgggatttggtttgggaaccctcggttatcatttttattgataaattctataatttggttatgaccaggtgaccgtcaaggattttaaaggttgatcgttctcaggggtcgttcatataatatcctcactcgaatcagaggtaagaaaacagtgtatgaatacagttgcaccctgtacaggtatatgacatgcatggttggatattgaggcatgttggttgatttatgtggacatggattgcatgttaaaAGCTAGTGAACgttgattacctgtttgagacactgactagtcagggaccgactctaaagtcgatgatcacgcgttGAATGGctttatggcattaatgcgggaccgaccctaaggtcgaagaacttataagcgcttgcctggtctacgaccagatgactatagccaaggtatatgaccccggtgaccgtttgtcacgtggctaagggacgttgtccatagtttcgactctagagtcgtgaggaaggttatgttggtgaccagtcaccatgcacctgtcctgaacaagcttatgaaagaaatcacctatcagttaagccctggtgaccctatcgtcacatggctagagggagcgatgctcattactgtgacttttggctattgtcacctatttgttggactgatagtcctgaatggttattatgatcgttgttgatattatatcatgctttattgtgttttcttgctgggccttggctcatgggtgctacgtggtgcaagtaaaggaaaggaaaagcttggccagccttgagtggagagattGGGcaatgtaatgtacatacagggccgcttgactgctacggtcaaggagttctcagagggactaggggtttaccctatttttgccgcttaggccggcggggattgtaaatttggaactgtagcgactcttttgtattacgaactacttgtaaacattttaaaaggctcatgagcagtttatttacgtAATGAAatataccctttcctttttattggtttttcaccttaacctgttaatagtacctagatcacgtttttaaccaaaggactcgggtagcgggtcaaatttccggttcaccgtaactgttctggggtaaccagggcgttacagccgggaagtcccctctggaatgatatgcagagaaagcctatgaggtccttaaccgagtttaatagacgagctcagaggtttgtcaatgtagaagaggcgaggtcaacactgaacatgacctctcagcccataactacaactgttgactgcgtttttagccaacgacgtgagaacatcaataacgacaagccttcaagagaatgtaaacgacaacagacagttttaataaagaaaataaagaacacacaagatttttatagtggttcagccccgattgtcggtaatagcctaatccacttagagttgtgatttatagatccgtactcaagatcagatggactgagccaactgagtttcttcagtacagattgcaaaaatacaagaattctctcatatatcagcactttctctctctagaatactcagacccaaattttctctctctagaaagaagaagcccctctctcatcccataagccctctatttataggcttagggtcatacatacggtatcccctagaaccgggatattttattatatttattacatttaaattacaaagaaacattcaaaattcaaaatgtaacaaaccccccatttgtgggaagaatgagagattcccgcatatcttgttgaagttgtttatgggaatcttgacttagtctcctcgttgatccacctcctactgaccacccatgcaagtgctggtcgaacatgtgcatggtggtaggacaaacatttgttggtcggacgtgcatggtggtaggacatgcatggtggtaggacatgcacttctctcctctaacatggcactctcctctagcatgccatgtttctcctcgaaccaaatccttggggtctcctaggaccaccctcttggggtctcctagaaccactctcttgagttctccttggatgcactctccttagctctcctaggatgcactctccttagctctcctaggatgcattctccttagcctcctaggatgcattctccttagcctcctaggatgcactctccttagctctcctaggatgcattctccttagcctcctaggatgcactttccttagctttcctcggaccaaggtgcacttggcttggttatgacatctttcaagcagtccaaattcttcgtcagtctaccgggtcactttatcacaactctgaggagtcaatgtatttattgactatttaatgtgtcttttatggaccatgtactgccatttgtcacctttattgccacgtcattgatctccaatttttgggtataacaacaacgataaacgtaaactctaccTCGGCCTCAGCGGgcccatcagcctcgaaaccccctgcagaaaacccttctaaaaggaagaagaatgaaggaagtaaccccgaggcagaagggggaaagaagaagaaaggggaaaggtatttctctgtgtacaaagtgtacaccgagctcaacgagtctcgggagaacatatacctggtaatcggtggaaacagagaaatggatgattgaaTGAGCGGTTGCAAGTACGATCTCACCGATTCAAAAAGTCCAACCGTGTTTTGTCTtcttggcttggagaacatgcaagaatcgGACAAGAATGactctggttttttctctctaaaagtttgaatgtaaaGGGAAAATGGAGAAGACAACCGGAAGCTTTTTTATAGGCCCACGGGGACGAAAAGACaactaatctgggccattggccagattctgtATCAAATCCGACAGTCAGGGGACAGTGAAGTGATGGTACCCAAAAGGAGGGCAGGCGGATGGgcatgggcagagtttcaaggcacGCAAGTGCTTTGAATAAGCAATACCTAACTgactgttaggaaaaataatattgcctcaatggaaatggtaagataatgttacaactctatgcaaaatattacaatggacaagattgattaaataaagtgttacaactctataactgaaaatacaaataaaacaaaggaaatgaagaagatgatgaagaagaagagaatagtaaaatacaactcaaaacaaaagttacaaataaaataaagtgtttggaccaaatgaagagattacaactcttaaacaaaatatacaagtaaataaaacaagagaataagaagaagaacaatagaataaaaggaagaacataaaccacaaacaaactctcacttacacaacctaagtgaagaggattggggatcaccaacttgaacaaggtttaaaacgtttgtccaaaagcttatttccccctaactcaagcactaagagatctctctcagatttttggaaatgctttatgaaattatcaagcctcaaggtgtttctagccaagtgctttagtggatagaaatggtgtgtattacaagtgagcattaggctcttatttatagagtttagagacaccctttgaatttcaaattccaccaacccccatggttgttaccaatgattaattgggtgttttatggaattaaaatagagacttgggagttacttagctgttggaatcgttcaaaattggataaaaaccgaaattatatgaagctgtcagccattagggccaCGGCGCTTGttccaagcgccgcggccctcagtcaatttcagcaacacattttttcagttttttccaaaacgttccaatttattcccacttgattttgtaacttccatacacaatatgggagttaaaatcacatctctatcagccatttctcatatggctttaagaaattcatctcaatattgtgtaacaacaaatctacacaataatgggtgatatttaggagttacaaatttgtaatgaatttgtaacaccaaatatgttacatgtttggatatttcacatatatccaaataatgtaactctctattatatgttacaatatgtgacactctatgtcacatttatttaatctaaaacattatattataaaataatataatattacattatattataaaataatataacattcccccactagattaaatagtcatctattgtaacacttatttaatcaatcattatatttaaaatataacactgacgcgtgtccatactcgagtgtgtgatggaacggttcccgaaggaagtagttcaaaagtttccttctcataggattcgaactaatacttttgagggggggaaatgttacacccagattttgaaacctgagattgtgacctcgaaagatagattcgtcaggtgtgagctcgtgatatctaaagtgcatgttcgtggtccagGTGCCAGACCCTCGAAGCAAGGtaggcaacctcgaagatatgtaacctcgaagttctttctaagctcgaaagacatagcaCCGGAGTATATCCGTTGTTGGGTCAAGAAGTTCGAGCTTAGCATAGGTATAAGCTCGGAATGTAACGGCCTTGGTGGTATTTgcccgctccgagctggtcttggggtaagGTGGCTAGCTCATAATTTATCTAAAGACCTGGTCCGACATGATACTGATTACTGATCTCGAACGAcgtaatgggtcatctgatgagacgtgTTCCATgagtttaaagatatttattgttgtaacttccctacattaaagggatgtTAACTAGTCAGTTATATGCCTCCTGGtcttcaggagacgtttccttatatataggagttacataatttaatgtcattattcccattaatgaagaggagtatcttcccgaaatatgtgggaacgaactttGAGAgccctctataaatagatagatcatgGACACTTAGAGGGGATgaatttttgatatcttgagagaatttctagagaattcatccctgaagaatttcctgaaatatccaaagtcttaataaaattgactcgtggactaggtaaagttaactgctgaaccacgtaaaattctcgtTGTTATTCTGTATTATTTATCTGCATCATAGTTcttgttgtttaattgctctacgttttgagttgacgaaaaacggcgtcaataaataataaaaatacgtTTCTTGAAAAATTATTGCAAtgttttattcataattttttatccATGAGCTTGACTCCACTGAATCAGACACCATTAGAAAGGTAATTGAAATATTTATAACTTTGTGTGAaatagtatttttcaaatttgcaTTATGTATCGTTGAGTAAACTACCTAGCCCAAttcataaagttttttttttaattcaaatttgagcTAAATGCATTTGGCTTCTGAAAGTATCaaggtaatatttatgttttcTACCAGATTTAGACTCAATGTGTTATTATTTCTTTATTAAATGTCGTTTACCATAAAGAATTAATTAAACATGTCAATTGGTGATCATAAATCTAAATCTTTAAGTTGTTATGAACTTCTGTTTATACTACTTGAGTTATCTCACTCACTTGTTAGGGTTTGTAAGAATGATAAGGCTAAAAAATTTTGTTTTGGGGGCTTATTGATTTAAATGTTTtgggacataatatacaaatatggaGTATTTACCTTCTTATTCAAGAATTGAATAATTGTTTGGGTTATTTGCAGCATAAATATCACATGTTTTCAGTTTTATACACTTATAtactacatttttttttttacggATTAAATACCAAACATTATGATTTGGGCAATTTCATTATTACCACTCCGTTAcctggaaaaaaaaaagagaaattataggaaatggcCCAAAATAAAACCATCAAGAAgttaatgtcctcatttttaaaattgtagataaatgacccttttacattgttgattatctaaattgccatttttttataatttatttacttatttaggattgtatgactttaatatagtggtatatgtatattagttttgtttaattagtttttattttaaagttatattgattttttaagttttttataggttgttggtatattatttttcaattagtgtatatgttttttgtagtatggtatataattttttttttgtgatatttaatttctattttattatacatagtggtagtatataattttgtatcatgatatatatattttaatggtagtatataactttgttagcatagtatatacattttttagtaataattttgtaagttttgatggtatattatttttcaactcaatatatatattttgtggtatagtatatcattcaacaacccataaaaaacgaaaaaaaatcaaaataactttaaaataaaaactaattaaacaaaactaatatacatataccataatattaaaatatttagaataaaatagtaatttgttaaagggtgtatttggtaatatgcgatattaaatagatgattatgctattttactacaaaattaaaaacataaacatttacttactttcacacaacatCAAAGGTCATTTTGCACTATGCCCCAAAAAAAATACACGTGTAGGGCTCTGATTTGTCTCATAATATTTGGAgtattgtttttttatataacaaatctaaaataatttataaaaaaatatcttaatttataGCATGATCATTCTGAGGGCTTTGGCCAACTGTTTCACTCTGCTCTTTTTAGGCGAATCCATTCTTGCTTAAAGTTAGTTCATTTTTCAAAGTAATGAACAAACTTCCAGTAGAGTAGTCTAGTTAGGTGTTGACCTCAATTGCGTTAGATATTCTCACCCTCTATTTATTTTTTGGTTATGAATGTTTTATTGACATAAACACTCCTTAAACAAGATATTAAAGAACAAAACTTTGAAGTAGAACTATATTTTCACAATTTTGTCCCATATGGATTAGAGACTAAATTGTTTTCCTTATTTTCTTCTATGTAAGcttctctaatttttttaaaaattcacatttaatattaaatgttaattaatgtttttTTATACAATATTTTGTGCATAAATTCCATTGTCAAAACAGATAGAAATTGGGGAGTGTTTACGATAGAAAGAAATTGGAGGGTTTACAATTTTTTAATATAACACAAAATGATAACAATTGAGAGAAATTTTAATGTGGatgaatttttacttttaattgtacctttgtttttttttcatagttAACTATAATGCTTATTTTGCAACACTATGATATATATTTCACAATgaatttattattgtaatttagtgagttcttaattttttaattaaatgataataatttttttaataaaataattagtagCCTATAAGAAGATTTTGTgtaaaattttatttgttttttttttaatttttttatacttCTCATCATTTCATTGGTTATATCATATCATTACTTTGAAGAAATAAAGTAACTATTGaggtcttttaaaaaaaaaattatttgaggTCTCTTCAAAATTGAAacgtttcttttttttttttacagcaAAATTGAAACGtatcattaaataaacattaaTACCCAGAAAACCAAGTATGTTTAAGTACTAAGagcattttcttaaaaaaaacgtTAAGAAGAGTTTGTACAAATTTCAAAGTTGTAATTTCTTATCGCTAAAACATAAACAACCATAAATATTTCTAGCATATCTACACTATCCCAagtgaccaattttttttatttttttgcattTGATAAGTTTTTTGAACTCTTTCTAGCAATTTGGCCAACCCATTAAGACAATtattttttctaacaaaaatcTACTTAATAAGATAGTAAGTGAAACTTTGTGTTAGAGTTTCAATGTATTTCACTAAATTAAATATAGTGACTAGAGAAATATCAACTTTATATCCTTCATAATAAATATCAAAGACCAGAATACCAAACATTCAATATTTTGGGGAGAATTAGTGCTGTTATTAAGAGcctttatttaatatataattatatttagaaTAGTTGTTAAATGAAAAACGTTATGAAGTGCAGAATAGTTTAGGATGGTAATTAAAAGAATAATCTTCAAAAGGTAGGGCAGTTTATTTATTGATTATTCCATGATATAAATGTAAGTAATTATAACAGATAGGCATGAAAAATAGAGAGTCGAATAAAATCAAGTCCTAAGCAAGTAATATCCTAGCCATGGAAGCAGTGACGGCAGCCACATCATGCACAGCAGTGTTCATCTGAGTAATAGGAGAAGAGCCTGGTGGTGTGAACTTGCTCTCACACAAATCAGCCTCATTTGCAGCATCATTACAACCCTCTTCCGCAAACTTGTAGTTACCTTTGGTGAAAGCCTCAGTGGCTTGTGGGATATCACCATTCAAAATGGCGCCATAACTGAGAGCACAGTAACCCAATGGCTGCTTCAGTTCAGGCTTGGGACTCTGCTTAAGTAGGTCGTTGATCTGGTCCAGTGTCTCCTGTGCCTTCCCCTTAAGCACATCGACCATCACTAGGCCTAGTCCTTCAACATCAGTAGCCTTGGAGCTTCGAGGGTCAGATCGAAGAGAAGAGACACAAACATTGTAGTTTGGTGTTTGTTTGCATGTGCTTTCGATTAAGTCATTAAGCTTATTTGCTGCTATTGATGACAAAACTGGCCTGCAATGGCTTAGTAGTGGTGAAAATGAAAGTGagcaaacaacaacaaaacaCATAACTATGTTGCTATTCATCTTTATCTTTAGAAGAGAAATAAAGAAAAGGGTATATAAGAATAAATaagatttttctttctttttttttttttttttttggtttgttgGGTGATTTTCAAGTGTGGATATTGGTCTTATTTATAGTTGAAAAACCCAAACATAGGACATGACACATGAAACTTGTTTCGGTACACCATTAAATATGGTAACTGTAAATACACTGGCCAATTATCACATTCTTTGTATAGATATTCAATTTGAATTACATAAGGATAAGAATAAGAGTATATGGAAACTAATATAATTAGTCCAGCCTAGCTATTTTATATTCTAAACCATTTTGAGGAATTTGTAAGGGAATATACTTTTGTTtgtacccaattttttttttgtcctaAAACCAATTTGTATTATGTCTAGTTAATACCATTTTAGTAGtttgttgtttatttattttaacgcCCCAACCTAATACAATTGAATACTCTAAATAAgaatgatttttattttattataaaaaaaaattagtcccAACTTAACCgagttataaataaaaattacttTTACATTGTAATAAGTTATAAAATTGTTTAGCCCtgaattaagaaaatatacatttatattgTAATAGTTATATATGCAGTCAAGTATCTTTTTTAACATCTATTCATTCTGTATGTGATTAATTGTATATAAAGATGTGTTGACAATTCTAAAGACtaaatttgtaacgccccaactccagggactgttacggtgtgccttgtaaacagtgctaaactcgctaaccgagtcatttggccaaaaacgtgtaactaagcatgattagcggtttagggtttaaacattttggttaagatgtaacgtttcactagaacgtttaatatatacactgggatcccaaaaatataatttcagagtctattacagaaagatatttacaacaggccgttctaggcggcaaaacagggttcgaccctagttcctctttcaaacctcgcccaagtattggtcgagcagctgcatatgtacacgtcatcacctaagctctccaactcaaggatggtccagcttccctttgcctttacctacaccacaaagcacctgtgagccgaagcccagcaagaaaactcatatgctcatgaacagtcatatcatgatatcaaatcatatctggcatgcctagcaatcatagctctattcagcatgcaaatgaattccaaCAAATGATGAggtatctaggataagaaatcatggccttctgattggaggactatcaagtcaaacctaatcagatgagtgttgcaacacttgaggttctggtaaaccatactgtgtgaccgacaagcgagtcactaattcaattggaagggtggctgttgggtaagcctctagccttcaataggttctggtaaaccatactgagtgactgacaagcaagtcactaattcaaatggaagggtggctgttgggtaagcctctagccttcaagcgcttataatgttcatcgacccttgaggtcggtctggcattaatgctctttgagtcattcaatgctgataatcgattagatctaatctctaatggcttgcgtgatacacgctaaggctgttctgactagtgagtcagcgcaatgtgaccagtgtccagtaccactgccgaacctgactagtgagccACAGCTttacagttgatactaacacctttgccaaatctgactagttagtcagttccatgcacaggtaagcaatgctatcaatgtgtatcatatgccaattatccaagaatagggcattcagcatgcttactaaatagttgctagcataattgcaatcatgcacaaacacagagactcaagctc
It encodes the following:
- the LOC133816753 gene encoding cell wall / vacuolar inhibitor of fructosidase 1-like — encoded protein: MNSNIVMCFVVVCSLSFSPLLSHCRPVLSSIAANKLNDLIESTCKQTPNYNVCVSSLRSDPRSSKATDVEGLGLVMVDVLKGKAQETLDQINDLLKQSPKPELKQPLGYCALSYGAILNGDIPQATEAFTKGNYKFAEEGCNDAANEADLCESKFTPPGSSPITQMNTAVHDVAAVTASMARILLA